The following proteins are co-located in the Gorilla gorilla gorilla isolate KB3781 chromosome 18, NHGRI_mGorGor1-v2.1_pri, whole genome shotgun sequence genome:
- the SPN gene encoding leukosialin isoform X1: MAPLSSWPNSLGTTNAKETTLPSHLLLCTLEFSGSHSHHPPLSPALPSITPSIPFLSQEPGILIPDPTLPCLPQVSPRPPGTPLAPEGAGDGAVFAQQLWEQAGGAGWRGGWGGWSQGPLPFPLGPCPSQSCPSLGRWWSDLAPVLRPYQPSRSQLLLLPVCLEMATLLLLLGVLVVSPDALGSTTAVQTPTSGEPLVSTSEPLSSKMYTTSITSDPKADSTGDQTSALPPSTSINEGSPLWTSIGASTGSPLPEPTTYQEVSIKTSSVPQETPHATSHPAVPITANSLGSHTVTGGTITTNSPETSSRTSGAPVTTAASSLETSRGTSGPPLTMATVSLETSKGTSGPPVTMATDSLETSTGTTGPPVTMTTGSLEPSSGASGPQVSSVKSTMMTPTTSTNASTVPFRNPDENSRGMLPVAVLVALLAVIVLVALLLLWRRRQKRRTGALVLSRGGKRNGVVDAWAGPAQVPEEGAVTVTVGGSGGDKGSGFPDGEGSSRRPTLTTFFGRRKSRQGSLAMEELKSGSGPSLKGEEEPLVASEDGAVDAPAPDEPEGGDGAAP; this comes from the exons ATGGCGCCACTCAGCTCCTGGCCTAACAGCTTGGGGACCACAAATGCAAAGGAAaccaccctcccctcccacctcctcctctgcACCCTTGAGTTCTCAGGCTCACATTCCCACCACCCACCTCTGAGCCCAGCCCTCCCTAGCATCAccccttccatcccattcctcAGCCAAGAGCCAGGAATCCTGATTCCAGATCCCAcgcttccctgcctccctcaggTGAGCCCCAGACCCCCAGGCACCCCGCTGGCCCCTGAAGGAGCAGGTGATGGTGCTGTCTTTGCCCAGCAGCTGTGGGAGCAGGCGGGTGGGGCAGGatggaggggtgggtggggtgggtggagccAGGGCCCACTTCCTTTCCCCTTGGGGCCCTGTCCTTCCCAGTCTTGCCCCAGCCTCGGGAGGTGGTGGAGTGACCTGGCCCCAGTGCTGCGTCCTTATCAGCCGAGCCG gtcccagctcttgctcctgcctGTTTGCCTGGAAATGGCCAcgcttctcctcctccttgggGTGCTGGTGGTAAGCCCAGATGCTCTGGGGAGCACGACAGCAGTGCAGACACCCACCTCTGGAGAGCCTTTGGTCTCTACTAGCGAGCCCCTGAGCTCAAAGATGTACACCACTTCAATAACAAGTGACCCTAAGGCCGACAGCACTGGGGACCAGACCTCAGCCCTACCTCCCTCAACTTCCATCAATGAGGGATCCCCTCTTTGGACTTCCATTGGTGCCAGCACTGGTTCCCCTTTACCTGAGCCAACAACCTACCAGGAAGTTTCCATCAAGACGTCATCAGTGCCCCAGGAAACCCCTCATGCAACCAGTCATCCTGCTGTTCCCATAACAGCAAACTCTCTAGGATCCCACACCGTGACAGGTGGAACCATAACAACGAACTCTCCAGAAACCTCCAGTAGGACCAGTGGAGCCCCTGTTACCACGGCAGCTAGCTCTCTGGAGACCTCCAGAGGCACCTCTGGACCCCCTCTTACCATGGCAACTGTCTCTCTGGAGACTTCCAAAGGCACCTCTGGACCCCCTGTTACCATGGCAACTGACTCTCTGGAGACCTCCACTGGGACCACTGGACCCCCTGTTACCATGACAACTGGCTCTCTGGAGCCCTCCAGCGGGGCCAGTGGACCCCAGGTCTCTAGCGTAAAATCCACAATGATGACTCCAACGACCTCCACCAACGCAAGCACTGTGCCCTTCCGGAACCCAGATGAGAACTCACGAGGCATGCTGCCAGTGGCCGTGCTTGTGGCCCTGCTGGCGGTCATAGTCCTTGTGGCTCTGCTCCTGCTGTGGCGCCGGCGGCAGAAGCGGCGGACTGGGGCCCTCGTGCTGAGCAGAGGCGGCAAGCGTAACGGGGTGGTGGACGCCTGGGCTGGGCCAGCCCAGGTCCCTGAGGAGGGGGCCGTGACAGTGACCGTGGGAGGGTCCGGGGGCGACAAGGGCTCTGGGTTCCCCGATGGGGAGGGGTCTAGCCGGCGGCCCACGCTCACCACTTTCTTTGGCAGACGGAAGTCTCGCCAGGGCTCCCTGGCGATGGAGGAGCTGAAGTCTGGGTCAGGCCCCAGCCTCAAAGGGGAGGAGGAACCACTGGTGGCCAGTGAGGATGGGGCTGTGGACGCCCCAGCTCCTGATGAGCCCGAAGGGGGAGACGGGGCTGCCCCTTAA
- the SPN gene encoding leukosialin isoform X2, with translation MATLLLLLGVLVVSPDALGSTTAVQTPTSGEPLVSTSEPLSSKMYTTSITSDPKADSTGDQTSALPPSTSINEGSPLWTSIGASTGSPLPEPTTYQEVSIKTSSVPQETPHATSHPAVPITANSLGSHTVTGGTITTNSPETSSRTSGAPVTTAASSLETSRGTSGPPLTMATVSLETSKGTSGPPVTMATDSLETSTGTTGPPVTMTTGSLEPSSGASGPQVSSVKSTMMTPTTSTNASTVPFRNPDENSRGMLPVAVLVALLAVIVLVALLLLWRRRQKRRTGALVLSRGGKRNGVVDAWAGPAQVPEEGAVTVTVGGSGGDKGSGFPDGEGSSRRPTLTTFFGRRKSRQGSLAMEELKSGSGPSLKGEEEPLVASEDGAVDAPAPDEPEGGDGAAP, from the coding sequence ATGGCCAcgcttctcctcctccttgggGTGCTGGTGGTAAGCCCAGATGCTCTGGGGAGCACGACAGCAGTGCAGACACCCACCTCTGGAGAGCCTTTGGTCTCTACTAGCGAGCCCCTGAGCTCAAAGATGTACACCACTTCAATAACAAGTGACCCTAAGGCCGACAGCACTGGGGACCAGACCTCAGCCCTACCTCCCTCAACTTCCATCAATGAGGGATCCCCTCTTTGGACTTCCATTGGTGCCAGCACTGGTTCCCCTTTACCTGAGCCAACAACCTACCAGGAAGTTTCCATCAAGACGTCATCAGTGCCCCAGGAAACCCCTCATGCAACCAGTCATCCTGCTGTTCCCATAACAGCAAACTCTCTAGGATCCCACACCGTGACAGGTGGAACCATAACAACGAACTCTCCAGAAACCTCCAGTAGGACCAGTGGAGCCCCTGTTACCACGGCAGCTAGCTCTCTGGAGACCTCCAGAGGCACCTCTGGACCCCCTCTTACCATGGCAACTGTCTCTCTGGAGACTTCCAAAGGCACCTCTGGACCCCCTGTTACCATGGCAACTGACTCTCTGGAGACCTCCACTGGGACCACTGGACCCCCTGTTACCATGACAACTGGCTCTCTGGAGCCCTCCAGCGGGGCCAGTGGACCCCAGGTCTCTAGCGTAAAATCCACAATGATGACTCCAACGACCTCCACCAACGCAAGCACTGTGCCCTTCCGGAACCCAGATGAGAACTCACGAGGCATGCTGCCAGTGGCCGTGCTTGTGGCCCTGCTGGCGGTCATAGTCCTTGTGGCTCTGCTCCTGCTGTGGCGCCGGCGGCAGAAGCGGCGGACTGGGGCCCTCGTGCTGAGCAGAGGCGGCAAGCGTAACGGGGTGGTGGACGCCTGGGCTGGGCCAGCCCAGGTCCCTGAGGAGGGGGCCGTGACAGTGACCGTGGGAGGGTCCGGGGGCGACAAGGGCTCTGGGTTCCCCGATGGGGAGGGGTCTAGCCGGCGGCCCACGCTCACCACTTTCTTTGGCAGACGGAAGTCTCGCCAGGGCTCCCTGGCGATGGAGGAGCTGAAGTCTGGGTCAGGCCCCAGCCTCAAAGGGGAGGAGGAACCACTGGTGGCCAGTGAGGATGGGGCTGTGGACGCCCCAGCTCCTGATGAGCCCGAAGGGGGAGACGGGGCTGCCCCTTAA